The region tgttccaactctctgaagaaagcccatggtattttgatagggattgcattaaacgtgtaaattgccctgggtaacattgatattttcacaatattaattctgccaatccatgagcatggaatatttttccatctctttgtgtcttcctcagtttctttcataagggttctgtagtttttagagtatagatcctttacctctttggttaggtttattcctaggtatcttatgcttttgggtgcaattgtaaatgggattgactccttaatttccctttcttcagtctcattgttagtgtataaatgccactgatttctgggcattgattttgtatcctgccacactaccaaattgctgtatgagttctagcaatcttggggtggaggcttttgggttttctatgtagagtatcatgtcatcggcgaagagggagagtttgacttcttctttgccaattcgaatgcctttaatgtctttttgttgtctgattgctgaggcgaggacttccagaactatgttgaacagcagtggtgagagtggacatccctgtcgtgtccctgatcttaggggaaaggctcccagtgcttccccattgagaatgatatttgctgtgggcttttcgtaaatggcttttaagatgtcgaggaaagttcccaaTATCCCtaaactctgaagagttttgatcaggaatggatgctgtattttgtcaaatgctttctctgcatctaatgagaggatcctatggtacttggtttttctcttgctgatatgatgaatcacattgattgttttatgaatgttgaagcagccttgtgtcccggggaaaaatcctacctggtcatgatgaataattttcctaatgtattattagatcctattggctagtttcttgttgagaatttttgcatccatgttcatcagggatattggtctgtaattctcctttacggtggggtctttgtctggttttggaattaaggtgatgctggcctcatagaatgaattttgaagtactccatctctttctatctttccaaactgctttagtagaataggtatggtttcttctttaaacgtttgacagaattcccctgggaagccatctggccctggactcttgtgtcttggcaggtttttcatgactgcttcaatttcctccctggttattggcctgttcaggttttctatttcttcctgttccagtcttggtagtttgtggctttccaggaatgtgtgcatttcttctagattgcctaatttattggcgtatagctgttcataatatgtttttaaaattgtttgtgtttccttggtgttggtagtgatctctcctttctcattcatgattttattaatttgagtcttctctctcttctttttaataaggctggctaatggtttatccatcttattaattctttcaaggaaccaactcctggttctgttgatctgttccacagttcttctggtctcgattttgttgagttctgttcgaatcttaattaactctcttcttctgctgggtgtagggtccatctgTTGTTTTTGTCTGGCTCCTTTacgtgtaaggttagcttttgtatttgagttctttccagtttttgaatggatgcttgtattgctatgtatttcccgcTCAggtctgcttttgctgcatcccaaagattttgaatggttgtatcttcattctcattagtttccatgaatctttttaattcttccttaatttcccgGTTGAcccttcatcttttagcaggtttgtccttaacctccacgtgtttgaggtccttccaaacttcttgttgtgatttagttctaatttcaaggcattatggtctgagaatatgcaggggacgatcccaatctttggtattggttcagacctgatttgtgacacagtatgtggtctattctggagaaagttccatgtgcacttgagaagaatgtgtattcggttgagtttggatgtaaagttctgtatatatctgtgaaattcgtctggtccagtgtatcatttaaagctctcgtttatttggagatgttgtgcttcgaagacctatcgagggtagaaagagctacattgaagtcactaagtataagtgtattattatctaagtatttcttcagtttggttcaattggtttaaatatttggcagctcccacattcggggcatatatattgatgattgttcagtcctcttgttggatagatcctttaagtatgatatagtgtccctcttcatctctcgctatagtcttcggggtaaattttagtttatttgatataaggatggctacgcctgctttcttttgaggaccatttgaatggtacatggttctccaaccttttattttcaggttgtaggtgtccttctgtctaaaatgagtctcttgtagacagcaaatagatgggtcctgcttttttatccagtctgaaaccctgcgccttttgatggggtcattaagcccgttcacgttcagagttgctattgacagatatgactttagtgtcatcatgatttctcttcagtccttgtttttgtagaTTGTTCCACTGAAAtccttcttaaaggggaattttaagagtcccccttaaaatttctcacagagctggtttggaggtcacatattctttcagttcctgcctgtcttggaagctctttatctctctttccattttgaatgagagccttgctggataaagtattcttggttgcatgttcttctcatttaggaccctgaatatatcctgccagccgtttctggcctgccaggtgtctgtggagaggtctgctgttaccctaatagtcctccccataaaagtcagggatttcttgtgtcttgctgctttaaggatcttctctttatctttggaatttgcaagcttaactattaaatgtcgaggtgttggatggtttttattgattttagggggggatctctctatttcctggatctgaatgcctgtttcccttcccagattaggaaagttttcagctatgatttgttcatatacgtattctggccctctgtccctttcggcaccctcaggaaccccaattaaatgtatgtttttcttcctcaggctgtcgtttattttcCTTAagctgtcttcatggtcttttaattgtctcttttttcctcagtttccctttttgccatcaacttgtcttctatgtcgctcactcgttcttccaccttgttaaccctcgtcgttaggacttctagtttgcaTTGCTtgtcattcaattgatttttaatttctccctgattggatctaaattctgcagtcatgacgtgtcttgagtcctttatgcttttttctagagccatcagtagctgtataatagtgcttctgaattggctttctgacatcgaattgtaatccagattttgtaactctgtgggacagaggactgtttctgattctttcttttgaggtgaggttttccttctagtcattttgttcagtgcagaatggccaaaaagaagttgtattgggaaaaggagaaaaagagagagagagaaggaaagaaaagagtaaaagaaaaaagaagaaaggaagaaaaaaaggaaaaaagagaagaaaaagagaaagaaaaagaaggaaggggaaaaaaagggtgggggaagcaataaaaaaaaagaacaaaacaaaacaaaacaaaaaagccaaaacacGGTGGGGGGGGTATCTtttgattctgtatactgtaagtcccttgacttcccctggaactggtccgtctagctggtcttctgggggaggggccagcttgctgattttcaggtgttagcacttgggggagctgttctgcccctgcctggtgcagggctcagtggggttgtttaccccgtgaggccccaggaggaacagccccagtggcggggccagctctgcagccctggagtcagcctccGCAGTAGCTccagagctctccgtctgcagggcctggaggctccggggcggggccagtgatctgctcagctcggggcaggagcgtcctcgctgtcctgggccctcccagcctctgcctgtccccgggggaggccggatcctgggctgtgtcccggtgccctgtgctccggggcctgcgctgttggattcgcgctcccgccccgcagccccctccacagaGCCGCctccgagcccctccgagctgctccgggtcccgccgtgcgcgcgctgcagcccttagggagctcagcgcactctcccggggcgcaggtgcctgtcaGTGTCCCccggagcctgagggcatccccgccctcctgggtcctgctccgcctccctgcgagcccctttctgcccgggaaggttggtgcagctcctgcttctccgggacggggctctcctgtcctggggacactcgccccggcctcagcctggctcctcgcggggcccctcccccttggaggccttttgtgtctttatttcttttcccccatcttcctaccttgatagaagcgcgaactcttctcactgtagcattccagctggtctctctttaaatctcaggccgaattcgtagattttcaggatgatttgaaggttatctaggtagtttggtggggacaggtgactgggaaccctactcttctgccatcctgcccctcctcctctcagaTTCTCTTATTTCATCTATCAGTGCACTGTTTTATTATCAACTCTATACAGATGGCAATATTAAAGTCTGCCATGGTTGTGATGAAATGATGATATATCATACCTACAGAAGATCTAAGAGAGAGTCTGTCACATATCATAGATCCAAGCAATGACAGCTGTTATATCCCTTCACcatcagaaaacaagaaataaaatgagggagTCTCAAGGTGCCTTATAGATTTGACAAAATACTTTTCTACTGATCTGAATAGCTACACATAGATTATCCCATTAAATTTAGCAAATTAATAATTTAGCTTTCAGGACTTAGGGGAACAAATCATACCGTATGCAGCCTGAAAAATGACTTATTGCCCTGTGTCTGTTTAGGTAATAGAGGTACAGTATAATCTCTGAAAAGTCAAAGAACAATATTGAAACTTAAAGTTATTAGTAAATTCACAAATACCTTGGATGCTTCTACTATATGGACTAGGTCAAAATAGTACCTTCAttcatgtatacatataaaaagcTGACTATGCATAAAAACAGATCtatccaaataaataagaaaaatataatatggGTGATAAATGATAGTGTTTGGGGaggaataagaataagaatttatctcataaaaaggagaaacctcttttgtgaatattttatttattaattcatgagagacacacacacagagagaggcagagacacaagaagagggagaagcaggctccttgcagggagcctgatgagagactcgagcccagggacctgggatcatgacctaagctgaaggcagatgctcaatcactgagacacccagatgccctcttatgttgttggtgagaatgcaagctggtgcaactactctggaaaacagtgcagagtttcctcaggaagttaaaaatagagctaccctatgacccagcaattgcactcctgggtgtttatccaaaagatacaaacatagtgattcaaaaaggcacctgcatcccaatgttcacagcagcaatgtccacaataaccaaactgtagaaggagccacACTGTCCTTCgacagaaaaatgaataatgaagatatggtctatatatacaatggaatattactcagccattagaaaggatgaatcttaccatttgcaaagatgtggatggagttagagggcattatgctaagccaaataagtcaagcagagaaagaaaattattaaatgatttgactcatatgtgtaatttaagaaataaaacatagaatattagggaaagagagggaaatataagataaaacagaaagggagagaaaccacaagagactcttaatcataggaaacaaactgagggtcactggaggagaggtggggaatGGAGTACCTGAGTGACGGGCATTAATGAGGGCACATGATgtaggagcactgggtgttatatgcaactcatgaatcactgaactctacctctgaaactatacattatatgttaataaattgaatttaaattaaattaaacaaagaagtgaaacagaaaaaaattgatatttcttaactcatttaaaaataacaacagtaaaCTTCCTACATGTTAACACacacagacaagaaaaaaaaaaagaatttccctcaaaatctatcagcaatggccacaatagccaaactgtggaaggagcctcggtgtccatcgaaagatgaatggataaagaagatgtggtttatgtatacaatggaatattactcagcaattagaaacgacaaatacccaccatttgcttcaacgtggatggaactggagggtattatgctgagtgaaataagtcaatcggagagggacaaacagtgtgttctcattcatttggggaatatgaataatggtgaaagggaatataaaggaagggagaagaaatgttgggaaatatcaggaagggagacagaacataaagactcctaactcggggaaacgaactaggggtggtggaaggggaggagggcgggtgttggaggggaatgggtgacgagcactgaggtggacacttgacgggatgagcactgggtgtttttctgtatgttggtaaattgaacaccaataaaaattaattaaaaaaaaaaaagcaaaaaaaaaaaatctcctggcTACTTTCCAAAATAACTTTTTCAAGTTGCCACTTTGTTTGAGTATCCTTAAGAAACTTTCACATTGTCTGTATAACATCTATAATATCTAATATCTGTCCCAATTTGTATcatttttggaaacaaaaaaaagattctctaagAATATGAAGTTTATGGACTTTTAATGGCCAATTTACAGCTATACTAAGATAAGGATGCAATCCTAGATCTCCTATTTTTATGTCAAATATTCTTAGCATTATATGATAGCACAAGTTAGTCATGCAATTTTGGAAATGTGCttctgcaattaaaaaatatcaggCAAGTAATTGATTAAATTGGTTAGTTCTTAGACACCAATAAATTATTCAATGGTCTCAGAATATCTAGGCTCAGGATATTCTGTGGGATATTTTTCCCCTGAAGTCTTCCCACTGTTACTAACCCTGTCAGATTCTTTTGTTCTAGATATTTCTGCTCCTGTATGTTACAAGAAAGATAGTATGTAGTTAACAAGTAGGGAGCTGTGTAAGTATTTGTATTCTATTTCATATACCTGTGAATTTTGTTCAAATAAGTTTCAACTAAAATGGTAATattgaaatacttaaatatatttattttacttatcttttctCAACCACTGGCTTCAGTTTAATGGATTCATTAATTGAAGAACCTGCGTCAAAAAATGATATCCAGCTGGAGAATAGAGGGTATTGCCTAGAAGACAGAACTCCATCTGAAGGGAATTTTTGCTACAAAGTTGTATCACATCAACTAACAAATCACtaagttcacacacacacacacacacacacacacacacacacacacacacacatgctcccagatcattttttgtatatttttttattggaattcaatttgccaacatatagcataacacccaatgctcatcccgtcaagtgcctccctcaatgcccatcacccagtcatcacaaccccccacccatctccacttccactaccccttgttcatttcccagagttaggagtctctcatgttcccaGATCATTTTAATTCCCAGTTGCTCATTCTCTACAATGTCTGTCACCAAAGCAGGATGAATAACAGCATTGTAACTGAATTTTTGATTCTGGGCTTCACCCAAAAACCTGAACTGCAAAGAGCTCTCTTCATTGTCTTTCTCCTCATCTACCTTGTGGCCTTACTTGGCAATGCACTGATTGTCATTGCCATAATCTGTAACACCACCTTGCATACACCCATGTATGTTTTCCTTCTGGCACTGGCTATTGTGGATATCATCTGCACAACAAGCATTATACCCAAGATGCTGGGGACCATGCTAACAACAGGAAGGAGTATTTCCTATGAAAGCTGCATGTCACAGCTCTTCTTCTTCACGTGGTCCCTGGGGGCCGAGATGGTTCTCTTCACCAcaatggcctatgaccgctatgtggccatctgtttCCCTCTTCGCTACAGAACTATGATGAACCCCCATATGTGTGTGGCCTTGCTTGGCATTACCATGGTGATTGCTGTAACCAATTCCTGGGTACACACTGGTCTCATCCTGAGGCTGACTTTCTGTGGGCCAAATACCATTGACCACTTCTTCTGTGAGATACCTCCACTTCTGTCTTTGTCCTGCAGCCCTGTGAGGATCAATGAGGTGATGGTGTATGTTGCTGATATTACCCTGGCCATTGGTGACTTCACGCTCACCTGCATCTCCTATGGTTTCATCATTGCTGCCATTCTCCGCATCCACACAGCAGAAGGCAAGAGGAAGGCTTTCTCAACATGCTCATCCCACCTCATAGTGGTGTCCCTTTACTACTCTCCTGTGATCTACACCTATATCCGCCCTGCTTCTAGCTACTCATTTGAAAGGGACAAGGTGATAACTGCACTCTATACTCTCGTGACCCCAACATTAAACCCAATTGTGTATAGTTTCCGAAATAAGGAGATGCAGACAGGGATTCAGAAGGTATTTGCATTTCTGAGACATTAGTGGTTTCAAAAGGTTTTTTATATCAGCTTGACTCCAGAATCAAGTGATTCatgagttgcatataacacccagtcaAGGACTCCAGCTTGACTCCTAGAATGTCTCATATTTTACTGATCAATTGTAAACATTTCCTTCCCCTATTCCCTTGACTCTATTTCCTATCCCCTATTCAGCTTGACTCCAGAATTAGTGATTCatgagttgcatataacacccagtcaAGGACTCCAGCTTGACTCCTAGAATGTCTCATATTTTACTGATCAATTGTAAACATTTCCTTCCCCTATTCCCTATTCCCTCTTAAGAGTGTTTCATTCCATTAAGAATCACTGCCTTAGCTCCTGATTTCTAAAATGCACTGACTTTCTTAACATTTCATTACTGATTTATACTTATCACTTtgcatatttctaaaatattttctttcatgaaaaCTTTCACAACAAACCACAGTAAATGTAAAGTGTTTCTCTCATTCTTATTCTTTTCCCAGCTTTTTCATTGTCTCCACAATTGTAATATagtgattttaaacattttttagagagattttattgattcatgagagagagagagagagagagagagagagagagagagacacgggcagagggagaagcaggctccatgccgggagccagtggcggaacttgatcccgggactccaggatcacgccctgggctgaaggcagacactcaaccactgagccacccagggataccctgtccccacaattttatatttttaactttaa is a window of Vulpes vulpes isolate BD-2025 chromosome 7, VulVul3, whole genome shotgun sequence DNA encoding:
- the OR13G1 gene encoding olfactory receptor 13G1; the protein is MNNSIVTEFLILGFTQKPELQRALFIVFLLIYLVALLGNALIVIAIICNTTLHTPMYVFLLALAIVDIICTTSIIPKMLGTMLTTGRSISYESCMSQLFFFTWSLGAEMVLFTTMAYDRYVAICFPLRYRTMMNPHMCVALLGITMVIAVTNSWVHTGLILRLTFCGPNTIDHFFCEIPPLLSLSCSPVRINEVMVYVADITLAIGDFTLTCISYGFIIAAILRIHTAEGKRKAFSTCSSHLIVVSLYYSPVIYTYIRPASSYSFERDKVITALYTLVTPTLNPIVYSFRNKEMQTGIQKVFAFLRH